The genomic stretch GCAAGCACCGGGGTGGGCCCCGCCCTTATCGGCCTCACAGTGCTTCTCGCTACGACGGGCGCCGTTCTTCTTTCTCTGCTTTTTGCGGGCTTCATCAAGCCTGCGGCCAATTACAGCTTCCGCTCCACTCAACAGTCCGCAGAAAACCAGGTCCTGTCAAAAGGCATTCCCGGTGGCGCCTTTTATTCGCAGGAGGGCAAGGTTCTCTATGCACGGTCGCTCGACAACACGCCATTGCGGGAGATCCGCCTGTTTGGCTTCTCCGGTGACAGACTTGACCGCGTGATCTTCTCCAACTGCGCCTCCATCCAGGTGAAGGAAGGCTCCGTCAACGCCGAGCTTTGCAAGGCGCATATCTACATGCTCCAGACCAACGCCTCAGCACCTTTAGCTGAGCCGCGCATGGTCAAGGTCGACGCTGGGCCGTCCCGATACCAATTCAGCATGGAATCTGTTTTTAGGAAGATCGACGAGGGATATGCTTCGGAGTTGAGCCTTAGCGAACTTGCTCGCCGGGGGTGGATCGAAAGCGGTGAGTATTCGCAAGCTGCCTTCTCGCGGCTCTTGGCGGCTCTGACTTGCCTGGTGGCAGGTGCGGTGGCAGTCGTCTGTGTCGCCTTCACAAGCGCGGCAACCAAGGTCTTCACCTTTCCCATCGCCTGCGCCAGCATTATGGTCGTAGCGATCTTCAACAATACTATCGCTTCCGTCTACGGTCCCCTCGCCAGGGTTCCGTTCTTGTTGGCGGCCGGAGCGATCGGGGCTGCG from Pseudorhizobium banfieldiae encodes the following:
- a CDS encoding LptF/LptG family permease, with the protein product MIPIGYLLRSTLEITGYYILVTALLCLIYLIEKFAALVAIAVDYDISLDTFFSLMLFTLPTMVDLALPLACLGAIYFWLLNAREKREMLIFASTGVGPALIGLTVLLATTGAVLLSLLFAGFIKPAANYSFRSTQQSAENQVLSKGIPGGAFYSQEGKVLYARSLDNTPLREIRLFGFSGDRLDRVIFSNCASIQVKEGSVNAELCKAHIYMLQTNASAPLAEPRMVKVDAGPSRYQFSMESVFRKIDEGYASELSLSELARRGWIESGEYSQAAFSRLLAALTCLVAGAVAVVCVAFTSAATKVFTFPIACASIMVVAIFNNTIASVYGPLARVPFLLAAGAIGAAIAVFLTIGLVHRNHDRLVTPQMAKT